The following proteins are co-located in the Dermacentor albipictus isolate Rhodes 1998 colony unplaced genomic scaffold, USDA_Dalb.pri_finalv2 scaffold_22, whole genome shotgun sequence genome:
- the LOC135918094 gene encoding E3 ubiquitin-protein ligase MARCHF2-like: MPRSRSCRRRSFHEGDSKAPILDEEQNCHFSSSSSSPSPSPKPRGASRELSSDTEPSPSCTPTGCHVFVDSSPEHEGKREETVIVPPTDVLVPCSPCSNLSSDFESDPKWTGSPPQTPASSLNVTASSGPICRICHEGDQQDSLVSLCRCSGTMGLLHITCLERWLNARNVDRCEICHQRFPTAGQATCVRQFFHWALHGDSQRAVLGDVFCLALLTPVIALSCFMCSHSASKRVLEGRMVEAASLVTLAGLLVTAYVVWSFLTLRFHYRAFAAWQARNAMRRILAPPFARGAAASGHGRTTGGQSTGGRELVDVVAGSVNETGRTSTAQGQGGGR; encoded by the coding sequence ATGCCGCGCAGTCGTTCGTGTCGAAGAAGGAGCTTTCACGAGGGCGACAGCAAGGCTCCGATACTTGACGAAGAGCAGAACTGCCACTTTTCCTCGTCGTCGTCCTCTCCTTCGCCGTCTCCAAAGCCCCGCGGTGCCAGCCGGGAGCTGTCATCCGACACCGAGCCTTCACCCTCTTGCACGCCCACGGGTTGCCATGTCTTTGTTGATTCGAGCCCCGAACACGAAGGAAAGCGCGAGGAAACGGTTATCGTGCCACCTACGGACGTACTTGTGCCATGTTCTCCATGCTCGAACTTAAGTAGCGACTTCGAAAGTGACCCGAAGTGGACTGGCAGCCCTCCACAGACACCGGCCAGTTCTCTGAATGTAACGGCGAGTAGCGGACCCATATGCCGCATTTGCCACGAGGGAGACCAACAGGACTCGCTTGTGTCGCTGTGCAGGTGCTCGGGCACCATGGGCCTCTTGCACATCACCTGCCTCGAGCGCTGGCTGAACGCCCGAAACGTAGATCGTTGCGAAATTTGCCACCAACGCTTTCCTACCGCGGGCCAGGCCACTTGCGTGCGCCAGTTCTTCCACTGGGCGCTGCACGGCGATTCGCAGCGGGCGGTGCTGGGAGACGTGTTTTGCTTAGCGCTCCTGACGCCGGTGATAGCGCTTAGCTGTTTCATGTGCAGCCACAGCGCCTCGAAGCGAGTGCTTGAAGGCCGCATGGTTGAGGCGGCCAGCCTGGTCACTCTGGCCGGCCTCTTGGTCACGGCCTACGTGGTCTGGTCGTTCCTCACGCTTCGCTTCCACTACAGAGCATTCGCGGCATGGCAGGCAAGGAATGCGATGCGCAGGATCCTGGCTCCGCCTTTCGCCAGGGGAGCAGCTGCCAGCGGACACGGCAGGACAACGGGTGGTCAATCGACCGGCGGGCGAGAGCTGGTGGACGTCGTCgctggaagcgtcaacgagaccGGGCGCACGTCCACAGCACAGGGTCAAGGCGGCGGCCGTTGA